A stretch of the Sinorhizobium alkalisoli genome encodes the following:
- a CDS encoding SDR family NAD(P)-dependent oxidoreductase: MTSSALPRTPSFRLNGKTALVVGASSGIGQAAAIALAEAGAQVTLAARSIGKLGRTVEALREIGLSSIALAMDVEDVESTERAIEDAPAFDILVNSAGLARHGPALETTLSDFDTVMGTNVRGAYFVTRAVARKLVAEKRSGSLINISSQMAHVGGIDRAVYSATKHAVEGFTKSMAIEWGRHGIRVNTICPTFIRTPLAEQTFSNPERVQWIEEKIKLGRIGELTDIMGPVTFLASDAAAMITGSALMVDGGWTAG; this comes from the coding sequence ATGACCTCGTCCGCCTTACCGCGTACTCCGTCCTTCCGCCTCAACGGCAAAACTGCGCTTGTCGTTGGTGCATCGTCAGGCATCGGCCAGGCGGCCGCCATCGCCCTTGCGGAGGCCGGCGCTCAGGTCACGCTTGCAGCTCGTTCGATTGGAAAGCTCGGGCGGACCGTGGAAGCGTTGAGGGAGATCGGGCTCAGTTCGATCGCACTGGCAATGGATGTTGAAGACGTCGAGTCCACCGAGCGGGCCATCGAAGATGCTCCGGCGTTCGATATCCTCGTCAACAGCGCGGGGCTGGCTCGCCATGGGCCGGCGCTCGAGACCACGCTGTCTGACTTCGATACGGTAATGGGGACCAATGTGCGCGGCGCGTATTTCGTCACCCGCGCTGTTGCCCGGAAACTTGTTGCGGAAAAACGCAGCGGTTCGCTGATCAACATTTCTTCGCAGATGGCGCATGTCGGCGGCATCGACCGTGCCGTCTACAGCGCAACGAAACATGCCGTCGAAGGCTTTACCAAGTCGATGGCGATCGAATGGGGCCGGCACGGCATTCGGGTGAACACGATCTGCCCGACATTCATCCGCACGCCGTTGGCGGAGCAGACGTTTTCCAACCCGGAGCGGGTGCAATGGATCGAGGAGAAGATCAAGCTTGGGCGCATAGGCGAGCTGACGGACATTATGGGGCCAGTGACGTTTCTTGCTTCTGACGCGGCAGCAATGATCACGGGATCTGCACTTATGGTCGATGGCGGCTGGACCGCCGGCTGA
- the hisD gene encoding histidinol dehydrogenase: MAITYLKRGKPEAARSEDDAKVRTTVEGILKDIETRGDAAVRELSEKFDKYLSASFRLSEDEVEALMNKVSPRDMEDIKFAQAQVRSFAQAQRDSMLDIEVETLPGVILGHRNIPVQSVGCYIPGGKFPMVASAHMSVATASVAGVPRIIAATPPFKGEPNPAVIAAMKLGGAHEIYVMGGIQAIGAMALGTETIKPVDMLVGPGNAFVAEAKRQLYGRVGIDLFAGPTETMVIADETVDAEICATDLLGQAEHGYNSPAVLITNSRKLADATLVEIERLLAILPTAETARRSWEDYGEVIVCDTHEEMLDVANDIASEHVQVMTDRDDWYLEKMHSYGALFLGARTNVANGDKVIGTNHTLPTKKAGRYTGGLWVGKFLKTHSYQKVLTDEAAAMIGAYGSRLCILEGFVGHAEQCNVRVRRYGGRNVGYGQAAK, encoded by the coding sequence ATGGCCATTACCTATCTCAAGCGCGGCAAGCCCGAGGCGGCCCGCTCCGAAGACGACGCCAAGGTTCGCACCACCGTCGAAGGCATCCTCAAGGATATCGAAACGCGCGGCGACGCCGCCGTGCGCGAGCTGTCGGAGAAATTCGACAAGTATTTGTCCGCCTCATTCCGCCTGAGCGAGGATGAGGTCGAGGCGCTGATGAACAAGGTGTCGCCGCGCGATATGGAGGACATCAAGTTTGCGCAGGCGCAGGTGCGCAGTTTCGCGCAGGCCCAGCGGGATTCGATGCTGGACATTGAAGTCGAGACGTTGCCCGGCGTCATCCTCGGTCACCGAAACATTCCGGTCCAGTCTGTCGGCTGCTATATCCCCGGCGGCAAATTCCCGATGGTCGCCTCGGCGCATATGTCTGTGGCGACGGCCTCCGTCGCCGGCGTACCGCGCATCATCGCGGCAACGCCACCCTTCAAAGGAGAGCCGAACCCGGCCGTCATCGCCGCCATGAAGCTCGGCGGCGCGCATGAGATCTATGTGATGGGTGGCATCCAGGCGATTGGCGCCATGGCGCTCGGCACCGAAACGATCAAACCGGTCGACATGCTGGTCGGCCCCGGGAACGCTTTCGTCGCTGAAGCCAAACGCCAGCTCTACGGCCGTGTCGGCATCGACCTTTTCGCCGGTCCGACCGAGACCATGGTGATCGCCGATGAGACCGTGGACGCCGAGATCTGCGCGACGGATCTGCTCGGCCAGGCCGAGCATGGCTACAATTCCCCCGCCGTGCTGATCACCAACAGCCGCAAACTTGCCGACGCAACGCTGGTGGAGATCGAGCGCCTGCTCGCCATCCTGCCGACGGCCGAGACCGCGCGGCGTAGCTGGGAGGATTACGGCGAGGTCATCGTCTGCGACACGCATGAGGAGATGCTCGACGTCGCTAACGACATCGCCAGCGAGCATGTCCAGGTCATGACGGACCGCGACGACTGGTATCTTGAGAAGATGCACAGCTACGGCGCGCTCTTCCTTGGCGCCCGCACCAATGTCGCCAACGGCGACAAGGTCATCGGTACCAACCACACCCTGCCGACGAAGAAGGCCGGCCGCTACACCGGCGGCCTCTGGGTCGGCAAGTTCTTGAAGACCCACAGCTACCAGAAGGTGCTGACAGACGAAGCGGCTGCGATGATCGGTGCATACGGTTCGCGTCTCTGCATCCTCGAAGGTTTTGTTGGCCACGCCGAACAGTGCAACGTGCGCGTCCGCCGTTATGGAGGCCGCAACGTGGGTTACGGGCAGGCCGCGAAATGA
- a CDS encoding LacI family DNA-binding transcriptional regulator: MKPTAKQVAHAAGVSVAAVSRAFSPGAPIEAEKKKRILAAAEEIGYVSPARRTANMIAAGTVTLVSGDLLNPFYPTVVDTLAQSLQETGRQLIVYALPANADVDVATDQILASRPSAIIVTSAQLTSRMTRACRQHQIKVVLLNRIQRDIRINAVACDNYQGGRDAGRIVLERGNQKIGFIGGIANTSTHAERLRGLRDVLAEAGQSIYAQASGEFDYQCGYRAGETLMSAQNPPDAIFCCNDIMALALIDVARKRGIRVPEDLAVVGFDDIPMASWNAYDLTTIRQPVERMVQEALSIIDDPAVKAGDDGITRMLSGLIMRRGSA; the protein is encoded by the coding sequence ATGAAGCCGACGGCGAAGCAGGTCGCGCATGCAGCAGGGGTCTCGGTGGCGGCGGTCTCCCGCGCCTTTTCGCCGGGCGCACCGATCGAGGCGGAGAAAAAGAAACGCATCCTCGCCGCTGCCGAGGAGATCGGCTATGTCAGCCCCGCACGGCGGACGGCCAATATGATTGCGGCCGGAACAGTCACGCTGGTCTCCGGCGATCTGCTGAATCCGTTCTATCCGACTGTCGTGGACACGCTGGCCCAGAGTCTACAGGAAACTGGCCGCCAACTTATTGTATACGCGCTTCCGGCCAACGCTGATGTTGACGTGGCAACCGACCAGATCCTGGCGTCGCGTCCATCGGCGATTATCGTCACATCAGCGCAACTGACCTCTAGGATGACGCGCGCCTGCCGACAGCATCAGATAAAGGTTGTTCTCCTGAACCGGATACAGCGCGACATCCGCATCAACGCCGTTGCCTGCGACAACTATCAAGGCGGCCGCGATGCCGGCCGCATAGTTTTAGAGCGCGGCAACCAAAAAATCGGCTTTATCGGCGGTATCGCGAACACCTCTACGCATGCTGAGCGCTTGCGCGGACTTCGCGACGTTCTTGCGGAAGCAGGGCAGTCGATCTACGCGCAGGCATCGGGTGAGTTCGATTACCAATGCGGCTACCGTGCCGGCGAGACGCTGATGTCTGCGCAGAATCCACCTGACGCCATTTTCTGCTGCAACGACATCATGGCGCTCGCACTGATCGACGTTGCACGAAAGCGCGGCATCCGCGTGCCGGAAGACCTTGCCGTCGTCGGTTTCGACGATATTCCGATGGCCTCTTGGAATGCCTACGACTTGACCACAATCCGCCAGCCGGTCGAACGCATGGTGCAAGAAGCGCTTAGCATCATCGACGATCCGGCGGTCAAGGCGGGAGACGATGGCATCACCAGAATGCTGTCGGGTCTTATAATGCGTCGTGGTAGCGCTTGA